A portion of the Clostridium gelidum genome contains these proteins:
- a CDS encoding ABC transporter ATP-binding protein, which yields MSMLSVQDLTKIYNGEDGQRSTTALNGISFEVDKGEFVGIMGPSGSGKTTLLNILSGIDRLTTGSVKINKKDIAKMDKDEIALFRRCEIGFIFQDFNLLDSLTLKENVMLPLVLDKKSAEEMENKAKELMSMFEIYGIANKYPYNVSGGQQQRTAVSRALVNNPSIVFGDEPTGNLDSRSARSIMECFEKMNKELKSTMLIVTHDVFAASYCNRVIFIKDGRLHSQIIKKGDRKEFLDNIMNSLALLGGDRYDI from the coding sequence ATGAGTATGCTAAGTGTTCAAGACTTAACTAAAATATATAATGGAGAAGATGGACAAAGGTCTACTACTGCCTTAAATGGAATATCTTTTGAAGTTGACAAAGGTGAATTTGTAGGGATAATGGGTCCATCAGGTAGTGGAAAAACTACTTTGTTAAATATTCTAAGTGGAATAGATAGGTTAACCACGGGAAGTGTTAAGATAAACAAAAAAGATATTGCAAAGATGGACAAGGATGAAATAGCTTTATTTAGAAGGTGTGAGATTGGATTCATATTTCAAGATTTTAATTTATTAGATAGCTTAACTTTAAAAGAAAATGTAATGCTTCCGTTGGTGTTAGATAAAAAATCAGCTGAAGAAATGGAAAATAAGGCTAAAGAGCTTATGAGCATGTTTGAGATATATGGAATTGCAAATAAATATCCATATAATGTATCAGGTGGTCAACAGCAAAGAACTGCAGTAAGTAGAGCATTAGTAAATAATCCTTCAATAGTATTTGGGGATGAGCCTACGGGGAATTTAGATTCAAGATCAGCAAGGAGCATTATGGAGTGCTTTGAAAAGATGAATAAGGAACTGAAATCAACAATGCTTATTGTTACTCATGATGTTTTTGCTGCAAGTTATTGTAATAGAGTGATTTTTATTAAGGATGGAAGGCTACATTCTCAAATTATCAAAAAAGGAGATAGAAAAGAATTTTTAGACAATATTATGAACTCCTTGGCGTTACTTGGAGGGGATAGATATGACATTTAA
- a CDS encoding ABC transporter ATP-binding protein translates to MEALRVENISKSFGIKKNKILALNDISFSLNKGELLAIMGSSGSGKSTLLNILGALDSPDSGKVYLNGKLQKDYHIEPFATKYRSENIGFIFQSFNLLRDLSVEENVALPLILQGMNSKEVSKKVQQELNLVGLERWKKHRPLELSGGQQQRVAIARAKITEPNLLLADEPTGNLDYNTSLEVLNIFKMMREKLNQSIIIVTHDPMVASYADRVLFFYDGQIVDEYENKENNKDNIDIILKKFKGVISKHD, encoded by the coding sequence ATGGAAGCATTAAGAGTTGAAAATATCTCAAAATCATTTGGGATAAAGAAAAATAAAATATTGGCTTTAAATGATATTAGTTTTTCTCTAAATAAGGGGGAATTACTTGCGATTATGGGGAGCAGCGGATCAGGGAAAAGCACACTACTAAATATACTTGGAGCATTAGATTCACCAGATTCAGGTAAGGTTTATCTAAATGGAAAATTGCAAAAAGACTATCACATAGAACCTTTTGCAACTAAATATAGAAGTGAAAATATAGGATTTATTTTTCAATCATTTAATTTATTGAGGGACTTAAGTGTTGAAGAAAATGTGGCTCTGCCATTAATTTTGCAAGGCATGAATTCTAAGGAAGTAAGTAAAAAAGTTCAACAAGAATTAAATTTAGTTGGTTTAGAAAGGTGGAAAAAGCATAGACCATTGGAACTCTCAGGAGGGCAACAACAACGGGTGGCCATAGCAAGAGCTAAGATTACAGAACCTAATTTATTACTTGCAGATGAACCTACAGGTAATCTTGATTACAACACTTCTTTAGAAGTGCTTAACATATTTAAGATGATGAGAGAGAAATTAAATCAAAGTATTATAATTGTAACTCATGATCCTATGGTAGCAAGTTATGCTGATAGAGTATTATTTTTTTATGATGGACAAATTGTAGATGAATATGAAAATAAAGAAAATAATAAGGATAATATAGATATTATATTAAAGAAATTTAAAGGAGTTATTAGTAAACATGATTAA
- a CDS encoding P-loop NTPase family protein yields MQKRFNSTGVCVSRKHYMVDISNKLKEIEKLIDSEFYFTMNRPRQYGKTTTLSQLKILLKEKYLVISISFEGIGDKAFQREEDFSKVFMEVLSENMAINYENESERLLELSKSVNGIKDLSKAITKFIKETSKDVVLIIDEVDKSSNNQLFLSFIGMLRNKYLAREVGEDYTFKSVILAGVHDVKSLKLKLRKEDEAKYNSPWNIAVDFNVDMSFSSNEIASMLVEYQEENNLTMEIKEISEELYFFTNGYPYLVSRLCQIVDEKIYIDEKKAWTINNIEKAVKIINEETNTLFESIVKNLENNSELYDLTKRILIDGEQFIFNPLDPVISLGITNGIFKNGEKGVEINNKIFEEIIYNYMLSKIRTSTKNMSLYNFKANFIKENGELDIEKILKRFMQFMKEQYSSKDQEFIEHHGRILFLAFIKPIINGVGFDFKEVQVSEEKRLDIVITYNNFKYIIEMKIWRGQKYHEDGIKQLCDYLDIHSLANGYLVIFNFNKNKEFKEEKINVQGKDIFGVYV; encoded by the coding sequence ATGCAAAAGAGATTTAATAGTACAGGAGTATGTGTTTCAAGAAAACATTATATGGTTGATATAAGTAATAAGCTTAAGGAAATAGAAAAACTAATAGATAGTGAATTTTATTTTACTATGAATAGACCAAGGCAATATGGAAAGACAACGACTTTAAGTCAGTTGAAAATATTATTAAAGGAAAAGTATTTAGTTATAAGTATTAGTTTTGAAGGAATTGGAGATAAGGCTTTTCAGCGTGAAGAAGATTTTTCAAAGGTTTTTATGGAAGTGTTAAGTGAAAATATGGCTATAAATTATGAAAATGAAAGTGAAAGACTGTTAGAATTATCAAAAAGTGTAAATGGTATTAAAGATTTATCAAAAGCAATAACTAAATTTATAAAAGAAACTTCAAAGGATGTAGTTTTAATTATAGATGAAGTAGATAAGAGTTCAAATAATCAATTGTTTTTGAGTTTTATAGGAATGCTTAGAAATAAGTATTTAGCTAGAGAAGTAGGGGAAGATTATACATTTAAATCAGTGATTTTAGCAGGAGTTCATGATGTGAAAAGCTTAAAATTAAAACTTAGGAAAGAAGATGAAGCAAAATATAATTCACCTTGGAACATAGCTGTAGATTTTAATGTAGATATGAGCTTTTCTAGTAATGAAATTGCATCAATGCTAGTAGAGTATCAAGAAGAGAATAATTTGACCATGGAGATTAAGGAGATTAGTGAAGAATTATATTTCTTTACAAACGGTTATCCATATTTAGTTAGTAGGCTTTGTCAGATTGTCGATGAGAAAATCTATATTGATGAAAAAAAAGCTTGGACCATAAATAATATCGAAAAAGCTGTTAAAATTATTAATGAAGAGACGAATACATTGTTTGAAAGTATAGTTAAGAATTTGGAGAACAATAGCGAACTTTATGATTTAACAAAGAGAATTTTAATAGATGGAGAACAATTTATTTTTAATCCATTAGATCCAGTAATAAGTCTAGGTATAACTAATGGTATATTTAAAAACGGTGAAAAAGGCGTGGAGATAAACAATAAGATATTTGAAGAAATAATTTATAATTATATGCTATCAAAAATAAGAACGTCCACTAAAAATATGAGTTTATATAATTTTAAAGCAAACTTTATAAAAGAAAATGGAGAACTAGATATAGAGAAGATTCTTAAAAGATTCATGCAGTTTATGAAAGAACAATATTCATCTAAAGATCAAGAATTCATAGAACATCATGGAAGGATACTGTTTTTAGCATTTATAAAGCCAATAATAAATGGTGTAGGCTTTGATTTTAAAGAAGTTCAAGTTTCAGAAGAAAAGAGATTGGATATTGTTATAACCTACAATAATTTTAAATATATAATTGAAATGAAAATATGGAGAGGGCAAAAATATCATGAAGATGGCATAAAACAGCTTTGTGATTATTTAGATATTCATTCTTTAGCAAATGGGTATTTGGTTATATTTAATTTCAATAAAAATAAGGAATTTAAGGAAGAAAAGATAAATGTTCAAGGTAAAGATATATTTGGAGTTTATGTGTAG
- a CDS encoding sensor histidine kinase: protein MKKTVANFVIDRTSYILFMFINSILIITFYSLTVNDTVEILYPISITIFLMLSYLVIDFIKYSRFNIDIQNSRNERNYNIRCATKEQKEIYSLLKELNLEHIKNENNIVNKYKEKEHFLANSIHKFKNYISVMALIIDKGKSQEVIERDILIDIEKENNNLESSLEQVLSFIRIDSFGNDLELTNVNIVQELKNIINDNKSKFIHNEVFPVFECSENDIYICTDKKWNRIIIEQIITNAIKYTVNNSNRKVYFNIESSNEEVILSIRDNGIGIPEYDLKRVFEAFFTGENGRKIRNSTGIGLFISKEICKKLGHTIEINSKINVGTEVRISYLSKL from the coding sequence ATGAAAAAGACAGTTGCTAATTTCGTTATAGATAGGACAAGTTATATTTTATTTATGTTTATAAATTCCATATTAATAATAACTTTTTATAGCTTAACGGTTAATGACACGGTAGAGATATTATATCCAATTTCAATAACAATATTTTTAATGTTAAGTTATTTAGTCATTGATTTTATTAAATATTCAAGATTCAATATAGATATACAAAATTCTAGGAATGAAAGAAATTATAATATAAGATGTGCTACAAAAGAACAAAAGGAGATATATTCTCTTTTAAAAGAGCTTAATCTTGAGCATATAAAAAATGAAAATAATATAGTTAATAAATATAAAGAAAAAGAACATTTTTTAGCTAATAGTATTCATAAATTTAAAAACTATATATCTGTTATGGCATTAATAATAGATAAGGGAAAGTCACAGGAAGTAATAGAAAGAGATATTTTAATTGATATAGAAAAAGAAAATAACAATTTAGAATCTTCTTTAGAGCAAGTTCTAAGTTTTATTAGAATCGATAGTTTTGGAAATGATTTAGAATTAACTAATGTAAACATTGTGCAGGAATTGAAAAATATAATTAACGATAATAAAAGTAAATTTATTCATAATGAAGTTTTTCCAGTGTTTGAATGTAGTGAAAATGATATATACATATGTACAGATAAAAAATGGAATAGAATAATAATAGAACAGATTATTACGAATGCAATAAAATATACAGTAAATAATAGTAATAGAAAGGTTTATTTTAATATTGAAAGCAGTAATGAAGAAGTAATACTTAGTATAAGAGATAATGGCATAGGAATACCTGAATATGATTTAAAGAGAGTATTTGAAGCATTTTTTACAGGCGAGAATGGACGAAAAATAAGAAATTCTACAGGTATTGGATTATTCATTAGTAAAGAGATATGCAAAAAATTAGGACATACTATTGAGATTAATTCTAAGATTAATGTAGGTACAGAAGTGAGGATTAGTTACCTTTCAAAATTGTAA
- a CDS encoding FtsX-like permease family protein, which yields MTFKDVAIKNFKGSIRKYITYYLCNSFIIMTFFMYSTLMFNDKLSNSDQVAKGALDTLKIPSVSLVLFSIVFISYAHSTFIRGRKKEFGLFMSLGMSIGDIRRIIVYENIFIGVAAIILGIISGLVFSRLFFLIIIKSMEITGIEYIIGIKNFLFPIGIFILIYLVNMLVTMISTCKFEIIKLIKEEKKNQYNKINNPRLALVGFGLVLGMSIILYIEVNLTTNLLFESMIIIAIGTYLMISQFGGFLIKISKKNKNKYYKNLLFITNINSKFKENKKIIFITSMLIAVIVFYSGMTLRFYLCAEKEAIKNNTYDITYLELGEKNIIPDEKINEIVKNNGEDIVSKNNIECIYYYGKGIFTSNDEINKLNNANLEVDNGRYVYLTQYEELSDQEEYINHDTKLEIPIKNNIYVLQKSNNLFKDIFRSDIYWLNDVAILNKNDYEFIKKKSDNYEIGNIKLYNFKNWENTYKISVELEDALKNNNIGKPNFRKSNLSFNEDNYLKVASKIGNYKENKQGSAILIFTSSYLGVFFFVAISIILFLKLLSSVDCDKNKYQSMYKIGMTEKEIKKQIEKELLPIFFIGPVIGCGLAFVYSIAFSKGSSIEVSNFIIKCDLIVFMLFLIIQVGFFNICKYKYSRLILESER from the coding sequence ATGACATTTAAAGATGTTGCAATAAAGAATTTTAAAGGAAGTATAAGAAAATATATTACATATTATTTATGCAATAGTTTTATTATTATGACATTTTTTATGTATTCAACATTAATGTTCAACGATAAATTATCTAATTCAGACCAAGTGGCAAAAGGTGCTTTAGATACTCTAAAGATTCCAAGTGTTTCATTAGTATTATTCTCAATAGTTTTTATTAGTTATGCTCATTCAACTTTTATTAGAGGAAGAAAAAAAGAATTTGGATTATTTATGAGTTTGGGAATGTCTATAGGCGACATAAGAAGAATAATTGTTTATGAAAATATTTTTATTGGAGTGGCAGCAATCATATTAGGGATTATATCGGGTTTAGTTTTCTCTAGATTATTTTTTCTGATTATAATTAAATCAATGGAAATTACAGGCATTGAATATATAATTGGAATTAAAAATTTTCTATTTCCAATAGGCATCTTTATACTAATATATTTGGTTAACATGTTAGTAACAATGATATCTACATGTAAATTTGAAATTATAAAGCTCATAAAGGAAGAGAAAAAAAATCAATATAATAAAATAAATAACCCTAGGTTAGCATTAGTAGGTTTTGGACTTGTATTAGGAATGTCAATTATACTATATATAGAAGTTAATTTAACAACTAATTTGCTATTTGAAAGCATGATTATAATTGCAATTGGAACTTATCTTATGATTTCTCAATTTGGAGGATTTTTAATAAAAATAAGTAAAAAGAATAAAAATAAGTATTATAAAAACTTATTGTTTATTACAAATATAAATAGCAAGTTTAAGGAAAATAAAAAAATAATTTTTATAACATCTATGCTAATTGCCGTAATAGTATTTTATTCGGGAATGACGTTAAGGTTTTATTTATGTGCAGAAAAAGAAGCAATAAAAAATAATACGTATGATATAACGTATTTAGAACTGGGAGAAAAAAATATAATACCAGATGAAAAAATAAATGAAATAGTAAAGAACAATGGTGAAGATATAGTAAGTAAAAATAATATTGAGTGTATATACTATTATGGAAAAGGAATATTTACAAGTAACGATGAAATTAATAAACTTAACAATGCAAATCTAGAGGTTGATAATGGAAGATATGTATATTTAACGCAGTATGAAGAACTAAGTGATCAAGAAGAATATATAAATCATGATACCAAATTAGAAATACCAATAAAAAATAATATATATGTATTGCAAAAAAGTAATAACTTATTTAAGGATATATTTAGAAGTGATATATATTGGCTTAATGATGTAGCGATATTAAATAAAAATGACTATGAATTTATTAAGAAAAAAAGTGACAACTATGAAATAGGAAATATTAAATTATATAACTTTAAGAATTGGGAAAATACTTATAAAATATCGGTAGAACTTGAGGACGCATTAAAAAATAATAATATAGGTAAACCTAATTTTAGGAAGAGTAATTTAAGCTTTAATGAAGATAACTATTTAAAAGTAGCATCAAAAATAGGAAATTATAAAGAGAATAAACAAGGTTCAGCAATATTAATATTTACATCATCATACCTTGGAGTATTTTTCTTTGTAGCAATTTCAATAATTTTATTTTTAAAACTATTATCATCTGTAGATTGTGATAAAAATAAATATCAAAGCATGTACAAAATAGGGATGACAGAAAAAGAAATAAAGAAACAAATAGAAAAAGAATTATTACCTATATTTTTTATAGGTCCAGTAATTGGATGCGGATTAGCATTTGTATATTCAATTGCTTTTTCAAAAGGTTCTTCTATAGAAGTTAGTAATTTTATTATAAAATGCGACTTAATTGTATTTATGCTATTTTTGATTATTCAAGTTGGATTTTTTAATATATGCAAGTATAAATATTCAAGGTTGATATTAGAATCTGAGAGATAA
- a CDS encoding ABC transporter permease — translation MIKNLRGLSKRFFISNKWITIPSIIAISLSILLITSLMNFSINSENNLKKKTLEKFGAFEIQCGYEMDSSKRITKGFLLETSSLEGIDKISPVIVEGIDININGINTYTVGIENDELSKSKYKYNSDIEENTIIINKQLADTLKVNEGDNVLVNGHENKVIEIYKDKTYSSNSINIAIMNRKSLKEILKFPEEANYMMVKVQNDDGISKVSKELINLDKDLRVEVFQEDKDLLENINSMQYFIGFLGVLVFIMCGIFIVSNLQGYIYKYTKDFSVIKAVGGSSFQVFITVLMQTMMINITGVFSGTILSFLICKLFLTSFEYYYLPALKIALIGFLIIQIVLLIPVFKTSRILPLKAMAKNDNVEFKHIKLMKYIMKGSLIVGIILILSCIIAADKNSFLHGIGGFLCIYLSSFLFVMIYINKIFRLLMKPLRFIIGRSGEVSMKMLIPQVKKNSILILAITTMIIITTIGGSFVKLITFNNEQYYRKEYLTNIVLTCDYELNYGTTLKLINDVNEIDDTVASVMTEGGTTTIIRNDSKKNIGFSLGNLEELKKQGLIKKFDGDAKNKVIISEEYAKENNIVVGEKLKFIAPKFENEENVIYAEGYKEPEYEYNLEVSSIEDDKLMNRKPVLIDISNTKLVDDISGRLNKMYIDTTNKNIDTLLNGKIQEYQGIKWASLDTVLTETNKEIEERWSFFKLALIILDCSMVFGIITSIKNNINSNRKEYALLRCMKFKQKDLTKMIITQSIVFLLIGDILGVAIGTIGSFIVSISDGGTTIIFPDYTTLILICVCSIMLVLFCIFPDIQKIQKEKLILELNQEEL, via the coding sequence ATGATTAAGAATTTAAGAGGCTTATCAAAAAGATTCTTTATATCTAATAAGTGGATTACAATTCCATCTATAATTGCAATATCTTTATCAATTTTATTAATAACATCACTTATGAATTTCTCAATAAATTCAGAAAATAATTTAAAGAAAAAAACTCTTGAAAAATTTGGAGCTTTTGAAATACAATGCGGTTACGAGATGGATAGTTCAAAAAGAATTACTAAGGGGTTTTTATTAGAAACTTCTTCTTTAGAAGGAATAGATAAAATATCACCAGTTATTGTAGAGGGTATAGACATTAATATTAATGGAATTAATACTTACACAGTAGGCATAGAAAATGATGAGTTAAGTAAAAGTAAATATAAATATAATAGTGATATTGAAGAAAATACAATAATTATTAATAAACAGTTAGCTGATACCTTAAAAGTCAATGAGGGAGATAATGTATTAGTTAATGGTCATGAAAATAAGGTTATAGAAATTTACAAGGATAAAACATATAGTTCTAATTCTATAAACATAGCAATAATGAATAGAAAATCATTAAAGGAAATATTAAAATTTCCAGAAGAAGCTAATTATATGATGGTTAAGGTACAAAATGATGATGGTATATCTAAAGTATCTAAGGAATTAATTAATTTAGATAAAGATTTGAGAGTTGAAGTATTTCAAGAAGATAAGGACTTGCTTGAGAATATTAATAGTATGCAATATTTTATTGGATTTTTAGGAGTTTTAGTATTTATAATGTGTGGAATATTTATAGTATCTAATCTTCAAGGATATATATATAAATATACTAAAGATTTTTCAGTAATAAAGGCAGTAGGAGGCTCGTCATTTCAAGTTTTTATTACAGTATTAATGCAGACAATGATGATTAATATTACAGGAGTCTTTAGTGGAACAATATTATCATTTTTAATATGTAAACTATTTTTAACTTCCTTTGAATATTATTATTTGCCAGCACTAAAGATTGCTTTAATTGGATTTTTAATAATTCAAATTGTTTTATTAATTCCTGTATTTAAAACTTCTAGAATATTACCCTTAAAAGCCATGGCTAAAAATGATAATGTGGAATTTAAACATATAAAATTAATGAAATATATTATGAAAGGAAGTTTAATTGTTGGAATTATATTAATTTTATCTTGTATAATTGCAGCAGATAAAAACTCTTTCTTACATGGAATAGGAGGATTTTTATGCATATACTTAAGTTCTTTCTTATTTGTTATGATATATATAAATAAAATTTTTCGGTTATTAATGAAGCCACTAAGGTTTATCATTGGAAGAAGTGGAGAGGTTTCAATGAAGATGCTGATACCTCAAGTTAAGAAGAATTCTATATTAATCTTGGCTATAACTACAATGATAATCATAACAACCATTGGTGGAAGTTTTGTAAAATTAATTACATTTAACAATGAACAATATTATAGAAAAGAATACCTGACGAATATTGTACTAACCTGTGATTATGAACTTAATTATGGGACAACTCTTAAGCTTATAAATGATGTAAATGAAATTGATGATACAGTTGCATCTGTTATGACAGAAGGTGGTACAACAACTATTATAAGAAATGATAGTAAAAAAAACATTGGATTTTCTTTAGGTAATTTAGAAGAACTGAAAAAACAAGGCTTAATAAAAAAGTTTGATGGTGATGCAAAAAACAAGGTTATCATAAGTGAAGAATATGCTAAAGAAAATAATATTGTAGTGGGCGAAAAACTTAAATTTATTGCACCTAAGTTTGAAAATGAAGAGAACGTTATTTATGCTGAAGGTTATAAGGAACCAGAGTATGAATATAACTTGGAAGTGAGTAGTATAGAGGATGATAAGTTAATGAATCGCAAACCTGTATTAATTGATATATCAAATACAAAATTAGTTGATGATATTTCTGGTAGACTAAATAAAATGTATATAGACACAACAAATAAGAATATAGATACATTATTAAATGGGAAAATTCAAGAATATCAAGGAATAAAGTGGGCATCTTTAGATACTGTATTAACAGAAACTAATAAAGAGATAGAAGAAAGATGGAGCTTTTTTAAATTAGCTTTAATAATTCTTGATTGCTCAATGGTATTTGGAATAATTACTTCAATTAAAAATAATATAAATTCTAACAGAAAAGAATATGCGCTTTTAAGATGTATGAAATTTAAACAAAAGGATTTAACAAAAATGATAATAACTCAATCAATAGTTTTCTTGTTAATTGGAGACATATTAGGAGTAGCAATTGGAACTATTGGATCTTTTATAGTATCAATATCTGATGGAGGAACTACAATTATATTCCCAGACTATACTACATTAATATTAATTTGTGTATGCTCAATTATGTTAGTATTGTTTTGTATTTTTCCAGATATACAAAAAATTCAAAAAGAGAAACTTATTTTAGAATTAAATCAAGAAGAGCTATAA
- a CDS encoding response regulator transcription factor codes for MEKIYIIEDDLKLSDITKEYLENNGYIVHQTESFINIMDEVNEIKPNLIILDINLPYFDGYYICREIRQSSNIPIIITSARSGDTDQILAVDLGADDYITKPFKLDILNSKIKAVLRRSYGEYAETKTTVNINGLVLDSHNYQIIYKEKSFEISKNELKLLKKFFDNSGEILSRAILFEELWDDGNFIDENTLNVNITRIRNILKELGLVDVIKTKRGVGYILDVAAII; via the coding sequence ATGGAAAAGATATATATTATTGAGGATGATTTAAAGCTTAGTGATATTACTAAAGAGTATTTAGAGAATAATGGATACATAGTGCATCAAACAGAAAGTTTTATTAATATAATGGATGAGGTTAATGAAATAAAGCCAAATCTTATTATTTTAGATATAAACCTTCCATATTTTGATGGCTATTATATATGTAGAGAAATTAGGCAAAGTTCAAATATACCTATAATTATTACATCAGCTAGAAGTGGAGATACGGATCAGATATTAGCTGTTGATTTGGGAGCAGATGATTACATAACCAAACCATTTAAATTGGATATATTGAATTCTAAAATTAAAGCGGTACTTAGAAGAAGCTATGGAGAATATGCTGAAACAAAAACTACAGTTAATATTAATGGACTAGTTTTAGATTCACATAATTATCAAATAATATATAAAGAAAAATCATTTGAAATTAGTAAGAATGAACTAAAATTGCTAAAAAAGTTTTTTGATAATTCAGGGGAAATTTTATCAAGAGCTATATTGTTTGAAGAACTTTGGGATGATGGAAATTTCATAGATGAGAATACATTGAATGTAAACATCACTAGAATTAGAAATATTTTAAAGGAGCTTGGGCTAGTTGATGTTATAAAAACTAAGAGAGGGGTAGGCTATATTTTAGATGTAGCTGCCATAATTTAA
- a CDS encoding glycoside hydrolase family 1 protein: protein MGKISFPKGFLWGGAIAANQAEGAWNIDGKGMSVADVAMYKPHIDIKDYVNQWYVGLKDIENSMKAKEDTYYPKRRGIDFYHHYKEDIALFKEMGFKTLRVSIAWTRIFPNGNEEKPNEKGLQFYEELFKELRANNIEPLVTLSHYEMPIYLVNHYDGWVSRELVDMFVKYAKVCFDRYKDLVKYWLTFNEIDSVFRHPFTTVGVVEEKYANKKEAEKAIYQALHHQFIASALATQYCHEIIPNSQVGCMVTKTLTYPETCNPDDIILAQRDNRNNFVYTDVQVLGEYPRHLLNYFNKNNIDVKMNEGDEAILKQYTVDFISFSYYMSMVQSINAENREKVGGNLVTGVKNPYLPISEWGWQVDPKGLRVSLIDLYDRYRKPLWIVENGIGAYDKIEEDGSINDDYRIEYFRKHFEQIALAIDEGVECMGYTSWACIDIVSASTSQMSKRYGFIYVDADDLGNGTYKRSRKKSFYWYKNVIKSNGLD from the coding sequence ATGGGTAAAATATCATTTCCAAAAGGATTTTTATGGGGAGGTGCAATAGCTGCAAATCAAGCAGAAGGAGCATGGAATATTGATGGCAAAGGAATGTCGGTGGCAGATGTTGCTATGTATAAGCCTCATATTGATATAAAAGATTATGTTAATCAATGGTATGTTGGATTAAAGGATATAGAGAATTCCATGAAAGCTAAAGAAGACACTTATTATCCAAAGCGTAGAGGAATTGATTTTTATCATCATTATAAAGAAGACATAGCCTTATTTAAAGAAATGGGATTCAAGACGCTACGTGTTTCTATAGCATGGACACGCATATTTCCAAATGGTAATGAAGAAAAACCAAATGAAAAAGGATTGCAATTTTATGAAGAACTTTTCAAAGAATTAAGAGCAAATAATATAGAACCATTGGTTACTTTATCTCATTATGAAATGCCAATTTATTTGGTGAATCATTATGATGGCTGGGTATCCCGTGAGTTAGTTGACATGTTTGTAAAATATGCTAAAGTATGTTTTGATCGTTATAAGGATTTAGTTAAGTATTGGCTAACCTTTAATGAAATAGATAGTGTTTTCCGTCACCCATTTACTACAGTAGGAGTTGTAGAAGAAAAGTATGCTAATAAGAAAGAAGCTGAAAAAGCAATATATCAAGCTTTACATCATCAATTTATAGCAAGTGCTTTAGCGACCCAATATTGTCATGAAATAATACCAAATTCTCAGGTTGGATGCATGGTTACAAAAACGTTAACTTATCCAGAAACATGTAATCCAGATGATATTATTTTGGCTCAAAGAGATAACAGAAATAATTTTGTTTATACAGATGTACAAGTATTAGGTGAATATCCAAGGCATTTATTAAATTATTTTAATAAGAATAACATAGATGTAAAAATGAATGAAGGTGATGAGGCAATTTTAAAACAATATACAGTAGACTTCATTTCATTTAGTTATTATATGTCAATGGTACAAAGTATAAATGCTGAAAATCGTGAAAAGGTAGGCGGAAATTTAGTAACAGGAGTTAAAAATCCATATCTTCCTATAAGTGAATGGGGATGGCAAGTAGATCCAAAGGGATTACGTGTTTCATTAATTGATTTATATGATCGTTATCGTAAACCATTATGGATAGTTGAAAATGGAATTGGAGCTTATGATAAAATTGAAGAAGATGGTTCTATTAATGATGACTATCGTATTGAATATTTTAGAAAACACTTTGAGCAAATTGCACTTGCAATTGATGAAGGTGTTGAATGTATGGGATATACATCATGGGCATGTATTGATATTGTAAGTGCATCAACATCTCAAATGAGCAAACGTTATGGATTTATCTATGTGGATGCAGATGATTTAGGAAATGGAACATATAAAAGATCAAGAAAGAAAAGTTTTTATTGGTATAAGAATGTAATTAAAAGTAATGGATTAGATTAA